A single window of Zea mays cultivar B73 chromosome 10, Zm-B73-REFERENCE-NAM-5.0, whole genome shotgun sequence DNA harbors:
- the LOC103642546 gene encoding uncharacterized protein, which translates to MEQCVARLDVAMFNAILRESASEIPTDPISDPIVNPKVLPIPAGDLSFGSGAQLKNSIGNWSRWLTDKLGIDHDDSEDIGDVEDERRAAAETKSFQLLNELSDLLMLPKDMLLEKSIRKEVSVCA; encoded by the exons ATGGAGCAGTGTGTAGCCCGTTTGGATGTTGCCATGTTCAATGCCATCCTTCGTGAATCAGCAAGTGAGATACCAACAGACCCTATATCTGACCcgattgttaacccaaaagtcctACCAATTCCAGCTGGTGATCTAAGCTTTGGGTCAGGCGCGCAGCTGAAGAACTCT ATTGGAAACTGGTCCAGATGGCTGACAGATAAGCTTGGTATAGATCATGATGATTCTGAGGACATAGGAGATGTTGAAGACGAAAGAAGAGCCGCAGCTGAAACGAAATCGTTTCAACTTCTCAATGAGCTAAGTGATCTCCTGATGCTCCCAAAGGACATGCTCCTTGAAAAATCTATCAGGAAAGAGGTCAGTGTTTGTGCATAG